ATGCTCTACTGAAATGAGAGGTTTAAAAAGTGCCGCTCTTAAGAAATGGATAATTTCTCCTAAGATTGACTTTCCTTCCAAAATAAATTTATCAGATACAAAAGAAATGTCTATATCAACAATATGAACCTTTCCTTTTTTTGATATACAGGTCGAAAACTGAGCACCATATAAATTGGCCAACTTTTCTCTAAAAGTTTGAGATGTTGGATAAACATTATTAGCAGTTGCCAACATCTGAGCAACTAAAACACGACGAGCAAGTGTTTTACTATCTAATTCACCAGAAAAACGAAAGGTAATGTGATTCGTCTTAAATTGACTTGTTTTAAGCAAGTGTAACTGCACATCTTGGGCTAATTTCATAGGTCTTCCTTTACGTTCAATTATATCATTTTATGCTATAATTATCCTAAGAGAAAGTTGAGGAATTATGGAATATAAACTCTTTAATGACTACATTACATTACAAGCTCTTTTAAAAAATTTGGGAGTTATTCCAAGTGGAGGAGCCATAAAATCTTATTTGGCCAATACGGAGGTCTTATTTAATGGTCAACCTGAAACGCGTCGTGGCAAAAAACTTCGTCTAGGAGACCAAATTAGTATTCCAAATTTAGATATCATTATTACTATTATTGAACCTTCTTCAAAAGAAAGGGAAGACTACTTAAAAAATCTGGCTGAAAAAGAACAAGTGGTAGCTTTTGTCAAAAAACTCAACAAAAAGAAGAAACAACAAAGCAAACAGAAAACAAGTACCAAATCTAAAAAAACTATTAAATTTCCTGGCACTTAATTATGTGGATAGAAAAAATTAATTTAAAACATTATCGCAATTATACAGCCATTGAATCTGAATTTTCCCAAAGTCTTAATGTTTTTGTGGGACAAAATGCTCAAGGAAAAACCAATTTCCTAGAGGCTATTTATTTTTTATCTTTAACCCGCAGTCATCGAACACGATCTGACAAAGAACTTATTCAATTTGGTCAAAAAGAATTAAATGTTTCTGGCCTTCTTAATCGTGTCAATGGCAAAATTCCTCTGGAAATCAACTTATCTAATAAAGGCCGAACAACAAAAATAAATTATCTCAAACAACCTAAACTTTCAGACTATATTGGAACAATGACTGTTGTTCTCTTTGCTCCAGAAGATCTTCAACTAATAAAAGGCTCCCCAAGTCTCAGAAGAAAGTTTATTGACATTGATTTAGGACAAATCAAGCCTATTTACTTATCTGATTTATCAAATTATAATCATGTTCTTAAACAACGAAATGCCTATTTAAAATCAGAGAAGAAGGTTGATACTGATTTTCTTTTCGTTCTAGATGAACAATTGGTAGATTATGGTAGTAAGGTTATTGAGCATCGCCTTGATTTTATTCAAAATTTAACTAAAGAAGCTGATAAATATCATTTCTCTATTTCAAATCAACAGGAACATTTAAAAATTTCCTACCTTTCTTCTGTTAAATTTGATCATAAAAAAAATATTCGTGATAACTTTTTAAACCTGCTACAAAAAAATCGGCAGGGTGATATTTTCAAAAAGAACACCAGTGTTGGTCCGCACCGCGATGATTTAGCCTTTTTCATCAATCAAATGAACGCTAACTTTGGTAGTCAAGGACAACATCGCAGCCTTATTTTATCTTTAAAGCTGGCTGAGATTGAACTTATAAAAACAGTCACTGGGGATTATCCTATTCTCTTGTTAGATGATGTCATGAGTGAACTTGATAATTATAGACAAATCAAACTTTTAGAAGGCATCAAAGATAATGTTCAGACCTTTATAACAACAACTAGCCTTGAACATCTTCAACAACTCCCTAAGAAACTAAAGTTATTTACTATCAACCAAGGAAAAGTGCTATCAGAATAATTGTAAAAATACTGTCAACGTCTTTTACTCTATAGTAAAAGATTTTGTCAATCAATAGCTCTTAAGACTTTTAAATAAGCTATCTCTTAATAAAGATATTGTAAATGTATTCTTGACAGTAAAAAAACTAAAACAGTTTTGTTTTAGTTTTTTTACTTAAAATCATTGTACAGAATAATTTGGAGCTTCATTAGTTATTTGAACATCGTGAGGGTGACTTTCAATCAAACCAGCACCTGACATTTCAATAAATTGAGCATTTTCATGAAGTTCTTTAAGATTAGCTGCACCAACATAACCCATACCAGAGCGAATGCCACCAAGCATTTGAAAAACAATATCAGCTGCAGCTCCCTTATAAGCTACACGCCCTTCAATACCTTCTGGAACAAGTTTATTAGCTTCATTAATAGACCCTTGGAAGTAACGATCGCTTGATCCTTTCTTCATAGCTGCAATTGATCCCATACCACGATAAGTTTTAAATTTACGACCTTGAAAGATTTCTGTTTCACCTGGAGCTTCATCAGTACCAGCGAACATTGAACCAAGCATCACAGCATTTCCACCTGCAGCAAGGGCTTTAACAATATCACCTGAATACTTGATACCACCATCAGCAATGATCGTTCGTCCATATTCACGCGCAATACTAGCTGCATCATAAATAGCTGTAATTTGAGGAACACCAACACCAGCAACTACACGTGTTGTACAAATTGAACCAGGCCCAATACCCACCTTAACGACATCAACACCTGCTTCATAAAGGGCACGTGCTCCTTCAGCAGTCGCAATATTGCCAGCAATCAAGGTACGATCTGGAAAATGAGCTCTAATTTCAGCAATCTTACGAAGTACACCTGCAGAATGTCCATGAGCGGTATCAATAACGATAGCATCTGCTCCAGCTTCAAAGAGAGCTTCAGCACGTTCAAAAGTATCTGATGTGACACCAACCGCACCAGCAACTAGAAGGCGGCCAAATTCATCTTTTGCTGCATTTGGAAATTCAATAACTTTTTCGATATCTTTGATAGTAATGAGACCAGATAAGCGACCTTTTTCATCAATCAAAGGTAATTTTTCAATACGGTGCTCATGTAAGATACGTTCAGCTGTTTCAAGATCTGTTCCCACAGGAGCTGTGACCAACTTTTCACTAGTCATATGTTCTGAAATAGGGGTTTCATAGTCAGAAATAAAACGCATATCACGATTGGTAATAATTCCAATTAACTTACGATTATCAAGGGTTTCAACGACCGGAACACCACTAATACGATAACGCTGCATCAATTCTTCGGCTTCAGACACCTTATGCTCTGGTGTCAAAAAGAAAGGATCAATAATAACACCATTTTCTGAGCGTTTTACTTTTCGAACTTCTTCAGCTTGTTCTTTGATTGACATATTTTTATGAACAACACCAAGACCACCTGCACGCGCAATAGCAATAGCCATCTTACTATCAGTAACAGTATCCATAGCTGCAGTAATAATTGGAATATTCAATGTCAAATTTTTCGCTAATTTTGTTTGCATACTGACTTCGTTTGGAAGAACATGGCTTTCAGCCGGAATAAGCAATACATCATCAAAAGTATAACCTTTTTTCAAAAATTTGGTGTCCCAATTTGACATTAAAATAATCCTCTTTTCTATACATTTTGCCTACTGGCCTTTTTATTGTTACTATAATAACACGCTAAAATCATTTGTCAATGAATTCTAGAAAATTTCAAAAAAGAACAGAAGTTAATTAACATTAGTCTTCTGTTCTCCCCCAAATGGTCTATTCTAAAAATAATTAATTCCCATAGCCCTTTTAACTCCACTTAAGGTTTCTGAAGCTGTTTCACGTGCTGTTTCACTACCTTTTTTTAAAATATCAAAAACTTGATCCATATTTTTTTCATACTCCAGACGGCGTCTACGTATTGGTGTTAATTCTCGTTCAAGAATATCTAAAAGATAATGTTTGGTCTTAACATCTCCAAGTCCACCACTTTGATAATGTTCTTTCATAGCTGCAATATCCGTTTGGTCTTCTTTACGTCCAAAAATATCAAGATAGTGAAAAACCATATTTCCTTCAATTTGGCCTGGATCTTCAACACGAATATGATTTGGATCTGTGTACATGCTCATCACTTTCTTACGAACGGTATCAGCGTCATCAGAAAGAAAAATACCATTACCAAGTGATTTCGACATCTTTGCATTACCATCTAAACCTGGTAAACGACCAGCTGCCTCATTTTTAGGATAAATACCTTCTGGTTCTACTAAACAATTTGTTTTATAAGTATGATTAAAGCTACGCACAATTTCACGCGTTTGTTCAATCATGGGTTTTTGGTCATTGCCAACAGGTACATAATTTGCTTTAAAAGCTGTAATATCAGCCGCTTGAGAAATAGGATAAACTAAAAATCCTGTTGGAATAGATTCGCCAAATCCTTTTTGAGCAATTTCAGTTTTAACAGTTGGATTGCGTTCCAAACGAGCCAATGATACTAAATTCATATAATACATGGTCAATTCAGCTAATTCCGGAATTTGACTTTGGATAAAAATAGTGACCTTTTCAGGGTCAAGACCTACTGACAAATAATCAAGAGCAACATTTGCAATAGAATCTTTAATAATTTCTGATTCTTTAGCATGATCTGTGAGAGCTTGTTGATCTGCTAAAAAAACAAACATTTCATATTTATTTTCATTTTGTAAAAGGACACGATTTTTAAGACTACCAACATAATGACCCAAATGTAATTTCCCTGTTGGTCGATCTCCTGTTAAAATAATAGGTTTTGACATATTT
This region of Streptococcus mutans genomic DNA includes:
- the yaaA gene encoding S4 domain-containing protein YaaA — translated: MEYKLFNDYITLQALLKNLGVIPSGGAIKSYLANTEVLFNGQPETRRGKKLRLGDQISIPNLDIIITIIEPSSKEREDYLKNLAEKEQVVAFVKKLNKKKKQQSKQKTSTKSKKTIKFPGT
- the recF gene encoding DNA replication/repair protein RecF (All proteins in this family for which functions are known are DNA-binding proteins that assist the filamentation of RecA onto DNA for the initiation of recombination or recombinational repair.) yields the protein MWIEKINLKHYRNYTAIESEFSQSLNVFVGQNAQGKTNFLEAIYFLSLTRSHRTRSDKELIQFGQKELNVSGLLNRVNGKIPLEINLSNKGRTTKINYLKQPKLSDYIGTMTVVLFAPEDLQLIKGSPSLRRKFIDIDLGQIKPIYLSDLSNYNHVLKQRNAYLKSEKKVDTDFLFVLDEQLVDYGSKVIEHRLDFIQNLTKEADKYHFSISNQQEHLKISYLSSVKFDHKKNIRDNFLNLLQKNRQGDIFKKNTSVGPHRDDLAFFINQMNANFGSQGQHRSLILSLKLAEIELIKTVTGDYPILLLDDVMSELDNYRQIKLLEGIKDNVQTFITTTSLEHLQQLPKKLKLFTINQGKVLSE
- the guaB gene encoding IMP dehydrogenase; this encodes MSNWDTKFLKKGYTFDDVLLIPAESHVLPNEVSMQTKLAKNLTLNIPIITAAMDTVTDSKMAIAIARAGGLGVVHKNMSIKEQAEEVRKVKRSENGVIIDPFFLTPEHKVSEAEELMQRYRISGVPVVETLDNRKLIGIITNRDMRFISDYETPISEHMTSEKLVTAPVGTDLETAERILHEHRIEKLPLIDEKGRLSGLITIKDIEKVIEFPNAAKDEFGRLLVAGAVGVTSDTFERAEALFEAGADAIVIDTAHGHSAGVLRKIAEIRAHFPDRTLIAGNIATAEGARALYEAGVDVVKVGIGPGSICTTRVVAGVGVPQITAIYDAASIAREYGRTIIADGGIKYSGDIVKALAAGGNAVMLGSMFAGTDEAPGETEIFQGRKFKTYRGMGSIAAMKKGSSDRYFQGSINEANKLVPEGIEGRVAYKGAAADIVFQMLGGIRSGMGYVGAANLKELHENAQFIEMSGAGLIESHPHDVQITNEAPNYSVQ
- the trpS gene encoding tryptophan--tRNA ligase, with the protein product MSKPIILTGDRPTGKLHLGHYVGSLKNRVLLQNENKYEMFVFLADQQALTDHAKESEIIKDSIANVALDYLSVGLDPEKVTIFIQSQIPELAELTMYYMNLVSLARLERNPTVKTEIAQKGFGESIPTGFLVYPISQAADITAFKANYVPVGNDQKPMIEQTREIVRSFNHTYKTNCLVEPEGIYPKNEAAGRLPGLDGNAKMSKSLGNGIFLSDDADTVRKKVMSMYTDPNHIRVEDPGQIEGNMVFHYLDIFGRKEDQTDIAAMKEHYQSGGLGDVKTKHYLLDILERELTPIRRRRLEYEKNMDQVFDILKKGSETARETASETLSGVKRAMGINYF